A window of Bacteroidota bacterium genomic DNA:
ATATAATATCCATCGAGTTATACAGCAATCAGCATAATATAATTTACAGTAGTGAGGCCAAAGGCCAGCTGAAAGTAGACGAATTGAGAATGAGGTCGTTTATGGTTCAGTTATCTAAGAGTGCTTTTTCAAGAGTATCGAGCAATGTGGGTGGTGAATTGAAACATTTTGCGGATACGGTGGTTAAGGGCGAGCCTGCTGTCTTTTCAGCTATAAACCTGCCTGTTGATTTTGAAATACAGAACTGTATCAACCAAATCATTTACTGCCCGTATGGTGATGAGTTAAAACCTATGTTTTTATACTCAAAAGTGATTGAACTGCTGGTGTTGCAAGCGGCATCGTATAAACGCTCGCAGCAAACAACAGTTAGGGTGATAAAGACGGAATACGATTATGAACGTATTATTTTTGCACGCGATTATCTTTTAAAAAACATAGAAGTGCCCCCGTCGCTGGCTGAGCTATCACACATTGCCGGTATTAATGAATTTAAACTGAAAAAGGGATTTAGGGAAACGTTTAATCAAAGTGTGTTTCAATACTTGTCTAACCACCGGTTAGAAACTGCCAAAATTCATTTGCTTGAGGGCAGTAAATCGCCTACAGAGTTGGCGTTTGAACTGGGTTATTCTTCGCTGCAACATTTTAGCTCTGCTTTCAAAAAGAAATTCGGAATGCCGCCAAAACAGGTTAGACAATAGCCTCGTTTGTATTAGTCGCAAACAGCCCCTCATCTTGCCGCTAATGACCCGAAAAGGGCCCCTTGTCCGTCGTAGATTTGTTTACTAATAAAACAACAAACATGAATACAATTAACAGCACCATTGATGGGCTTGAACTTGCTCAAATAGGCTGGGTGGTGCCAGACATACAAGCAGCGGCTAAGTTTCTTTCGAGCACGTTAGGTATTGAAGGATTCCCGCCGCCCATGCATGTTAATGCTGAAGAAATAAACATGAATTACCACGGCCAATTGGTTCCCGGTGAATGGCTAACTACCCAA
This region includes:
- a CDS encoding helix-turn-helix transcriptional regulator yields the protein MSFFLKNADDGKLLVAQNFTENDFAVSGYQTNTYNVEFSFGNTQTTQWNIDGICISYTEAKFNKPALLDWNGDAEMITLYFNLQGKMSIADISDIISIELYSNQHNIIYSSEAKGQLKVDELRMRSFMVQLSKSAFSRVSSNVGGELKHFADTVVKGEPAVFSAINLPVDFEIQNCINQIIYCPYGDELKPMFLYSKVIELLVLQAASYKRSQQTTVRVIKTEYDYERIIFARDYLLKNIEVPPSLAELSHIAGINEFKLKKGFRETFNQSVFQYLSNHRLETAKIHLLEGSKSPTELAFELGYSSLQHFSSAFKKKFGMPPKQVRQ